A single Pseudanabaenaceae cyanobacterium SKYG29 DNA region contains:
- a CDS encoding magnesium chelatase subunit H: protein MFTALESTRNRQVSPTSVNDRLLMRVVYVVLEPQYQSVLTGAAQAINRDNPHVAIEISGYLLEELRSPEMYEAFQQDVARANVFIGSLIFVEDLARKVIAAVQPQRDRLDVCVIFPSMPEVMRLNKMGTFNMANLGQSKSAIAQFMKKVKGKAGSSFQDNMLKVVQTLPKILKYMPIDRAQDARNFMLSLQYWLGGSQQNIENFLLMLAKNYLPAGKEIQVRDPITYPDMGIWHPIAPKMFTSLAEYLEWFNSRNDIDGDMKDPLAPTIGLVLARSHLVTGDDAHYVAMVQELESLGARVIPVFAGGLDFSKPVEAYFIDRGRVIVDTILSLTGFALVGGPARQDHPKAVETLQKLNCPYMVVLPLVFQSTEEWEQSELGLHPVQVALQVAIPELDGAVDPIVLSGRDGLTGRAIALSDRMELIAKRALKWANLKRKPRLQKKIAITVFSFPPDKGNVGTAAYLNVFASIHKVIQSLAANGYDVQGLPATADEMMAEILHNPNALAGSPELNIAYRMPVKEYEENTPYVESITAQWGPPPGHLNSDGQHLLIYGKHYGNVFVGVQPTFGYEGDPMRLLFSKSASPHHGFAAYYTYLNAIWGADAVVHFGTHGSLEFMPGKQTGLSGSCYPDSLIGQLPNIYYYAVNNPSEGTIAKRRGYATTISYITPAPENAGLHRGLQELSELVGSYKELRLGTRGAAIVNTIIDKVKLVNLDQDVDLPDRDGKDMTLEERDTFVGQVYNKLMEIESRVLPCGLHVIGEPPKLEEAADVITSIVSFDRWEENLKSLPRLLAESIGRDIDEIYKNSDRGIFAEVELLAQIKRASRKAIEALIQTQLDADGRVSRVAVLNFLRLGKSEPWLEALQEAGFGKVDREQLKAVMEFAEFCLKQLVADNELGSLIRALEGEFIPPSPGGDPIRNPLVLPTGKNMHALDPQSIPTSAAVQSAQVVVDKLLEKQRQENNGNYPETISVVLWGTDNIKTYGESLAQVLCLLGVRPLPDSLGRVNRLELIPLEELGRPRIDVVVNCSGVFRDLFVNQMDLLDRAVKLCAEANEPLELNFVRKHALAQAQELNISLRQAATRVFSNSAGSYSANVNLAVENSTWESEADLQEMYLSRKSFAFGSEINNQQQRQLYESALKTVEVTFQNLDSSEISLTDVSHYFDSDPTKVVEKLRGDGKRPKAFIADTTTANAQVRTLSETVRLDARTKLLNPKWYEGMLNSGYEGVREISKRLVNTMGWSATAGAVDNWVYEDVNDVYIKDEQMRQRLMNLNPHSFRKMVGTLLEVHGRGYWQTSEANIQQLRELYQELEDRIEGVA, encoded by the coding sequence ATGTTTACTGCCCTAGAGAGTACCAGGAACAGACAGGTTTCACCGACGAGTGTCAACGATCGTTTATTGATGCGGGTTGTTTACGTGGTCTTGGAGCCGCAATATCAGAGTGTGTTGACGGGGGCGGCACAGGCTATTAACAGGGACAATCCCCATGTGGCGATCGAGATAAGTGGGTACTTACTAGAAGAGCTACGCAGTCCTGAAATGTATGAGGCGTTCCAGCAAGATGTAGCAAGGGCAAATGTATTCATTGGTTCTTTGATCTTTGTAGAGGATTTGGCACGCAAAGTTATTGCAGCAGTGCAGCCCCAGCGCGATCGGTTGGATGTGTGTGTGATTTTTCCGTCCATGCCGGAGGTGATGCGGCTCAATAAGATGGGGACGTTCAACATGGCTAATCTGGGGCAGTCCAAGAGTGCCATTGCCCAGTTTATGAAGAAGGTAAAAGGTAAGGCAGGTAGTTCTTTTCAGGACAACATGCTCAAAGTGGTGCAGACGCTCCCCAAGATTTTGAAATACATGCCCATCGATCGGGCCCAGGATGCGCGCAATTTCATGCTTAGCCTGCAGTATTGGTTGGGGGGGTCACAGCAAAACATTGAGAACTTTCTGTTGATGCTGGCGAAGAACTATCTGCCGGCGGGGAAAGAAATTCAGGTGCGTGACCCGATTACCTACCCTGACATGGGCATTTGGCATCCCATTGCCCCCAAGATGTTTACAAGTCTGGCGGAGTATCTGGAATGGTTTAATTCCCGCAATGACATTGATGGGGATATGAAAGACCCCTTAGCACCCACGATCGGTTTGGTGTTAGCCCGTTCCCACCTAGTGACAGGGGATGATGCCCACTATGTGGCGATGGTGCAGGAATTAGAGTCCCTGGGGGCAAGGGTGATTCCCGTGTTTGCAGGGGGCTTGGATTTTTCTAAACCAGTAGAAGCCTATTTCATCGATCGGGGCAGGGTAATTGTGGATACGATTCTATCTTTGACGGGTTTTGCTTTGGTGGGGGGACCGGCACGCCAAGACCATCCCAAGGCGGTGGAAACTCTGCAAAAGCTGAACTGCCCCTATATGGTGGTGTTGCCCCTGGTGTTCCAATCTACGGAAGAGTGGGAGCAAAGTGAATTGGGGTTACATCCGGTGCAGGTGGCGCTCCAGGTGGCAATTCCCGAGCTGGATGGAGCCGTAGACCCGATCGTTTTATCTGGTCGTGATGGTTTGACCGGGCGGGCAATAGCTTTAAGCGATCGGATGGAATTGATTGCCAAGCGGGCATTGAAGTGGGCGAATTTGAAGCGCAAACCGCGGTTGCAGAAAAAGATTGCCATTACTGTCTTTAGTTTCCCGCCGGACAAGGGGAATGTGGGCACAGCCGCTTATTTGAATGTGTTTGCCTCTATCCACAAAGTAATTCAGAGTTTGGCGGCTAATGGTTATGACGTACAGGGGTTACCAGCCACTGCTGATGAAATGATGGCAGAGATTCTCCACAATCCCAATGCTTTGGCGGGGAGTCCGGAACTAAATATTGCCTATCGCATGCCAGTCAAAGAATACGAAGAAAATACGCCCTACGTAGAAAGTATTACGGCGCAGTGGGGACCGCCCCCTGGTCATCTCAACAGCGATGGGCAGCATCTGCTGATCTATGGCAAGCACTATGGCAATGTCTTTGTGGGGGTACAACCAACTTTTGGCTATGAAGGGGACCCCATGCGCTTGTTGTTTAGCAAATCCGCTTCTCCCCATCACGGCTTTGCTGCCTACTACACCTACTTGAATGCCATCTGGGGAGCAGATGCAGTAGTGCACTTTGGTACCCACGGCTCTCTGGAATTTATGCCTGGCAAGCAGACGGGGCTTTCTGGGTCTTGCTACCCCGACAGTCTCATTGGTCAACTGCCCAACATCTACTACTACGCGGTGAACAACCCGTCGGAGGGCACGATCGCTAAACGCCGCGGCTATGCCACCACTATCAGCTATATCACTCCTGCGCCAGAGAATGCGGGACTCCACCGCGGGCTACAGGAATTGAGCGAGTTAGTAGGTTCCTACAAGGAATTGCGCCTGGGCACGAGGGGGGCGGCTATTGTCAACACCATCATCGACAAGGTGAAGCTGGTCAATCTGGATCAGGATGTAGATTTACCCGATCGGGATGGGAAAGACATGACCCTAGAGGAGCGGGATACCTTTGTGGGGCAGGTATACAACAAACTGATGGAGATTGAATCGCGGGTGTTGCCCTGTGGTTTGCATGTGATTGGGGAACCGCCCAAGCTAGAGGAAGCCGCCGATGTGATTACCAGTATTGTCAGTTTCGATCGCTGGGAAGAGAACCTCAAATCCTTACCCCGTCTGTTGGCAGAGAGTATTGGCAGAGACATAGATGAGATTTACAAAAACAGTGATCGGGGTATTTTTGCCGAGGTGGAACTCCTAGCCCAGATCAAACGGGCGAGCCGTAAGGCGATCGAGGCTCTGATTCAAACCCAACTAGATGCAGATGGCAGAGTGTCCAGGGTAGCAGTGCTGAATTTCTTGCGGTTGGGGAAGAGTGAGCCATGGCTGGAGGCCCTGCAAGAGGCGGGGTTTGGCAAGGTCGATCGGGAACAACTCAAAGCTGTGATGGAATTTGCTGAATTCTGTCTCAAACAACTAGTGGCAGACAATGAGTTGGGCAGTTTGATTCGTGCCCTAGAAGGGGAATTTATTCCCCCTAGTCCTGGTGGTGACCCTATCCGCAATCCCCTGGTATTGCCCACGGGCAAGAACATGCACGCCCTCGACCCCCAGTCAATTCCTACCAGTGCAGCGGTGCAGTCGGCGCAAGTGGTGGTGGATAAACTGCTGGAGAAGCAAAGACAAGAGAATAACGGCAATTATCCTGAAACTATCTCAGTGGTGTTATGGGGGACAGACAACATCAAAACCTACGGGGAATCCCTGGCACAAGTTCTCTGTCTTTTGGGTGTGAGACCCTTACCTGATTCTCTGGGGAGAGTCAACCGCCTAGAGTTGATTCCCTTAGAAGAATTAGGCAGACCACGCATTGATGTAGTGGTGAACTGTTCAGGCGTCTTTCGCGACTTGTTTGTCAATCAGATGGACTTACTCGATCGGGCTGTCAAGCTCTGTGCCGAAGCGAATGAACCCCTGGAGCTGAATTTTGTCCGTAAACATGCCCTAGCACAGGCTCAGGAATTGAACATTTCTCTTCGGCAGGCAGCGACCAGGGTATTCAGCAATAGTGCGGGGTCTTACAGCGCCAATGTCAATTTAGCGGTAGAAAATAGCACCTGGGAATCAGAAGCTGATTTGCAGGAAATGTATCTCTCCCGTAAATCCTTTGCCTTTGGTTCTGAGATCAACAACCAGCAACAACGACAACTATATGAAAGTGCTCTCAAGACAGTAGAGGTGACTTTCCAAAACCTAGATTCTTCCGAAATTAGTCTCACAGATGTCAGCCATTACTTTGACTCTGACCCCACCAAGGTGGTAGAGAAGTTGCGGGGGGATGGCAAACGCCCCAAAGCTTTCATTGCTGACACCACGACTGCCAATGCCCAGGTGCGCACCCTCAGCGAGACTGTACGTCTGGATGCCCGTACCAAACTCCTCAATCCCAAGTGGTACGAAGGCATGCTCAACAGCGGCTACGAAGGAGTGCGGGAAATTTCCAAGCGTCTAGTTAACACCATGGGCTGGTCTGCTACTGCAGGGGCAGTTGATAACTGGGTCTATGAAGATGTCAATGATGTTTACATCAAAGACGAACAGATGCGCCAACGGCTGATGAACCTCAATCCCCATTCCTTCCGTAAAATGGTGGGGACGCTCCTAGAGGTACATGGTCGTGGTTACTGGCAGACCAGCGAAGCCAACATCCAACAACTGCGGGAACTCTACCAGGAGCTAGAAGACCGTATCGAAGGGGTGGCATAA
- a CDS encoding tetratricopeptide repeat protein: MAALIIELLRQKIGLDSTAIGTFPVLAAIKQRMAAVNITNEQSYYDYLTRSAEELQALIEAVVVPETWFYRDREPFLFLQGFVQKNHLQRRHLPWRILSLPCSTGEEPYSIAIALLEAGLLPYQFTIDAVDVSYRALEKAKTGIYTKNSFRGTDPQLIDLYFTVVNDSYQLLDQVKKQVNFQYGNILQFQRVNYYDIIFCRNLLIYLDRESRGKALHNLHKAMTNDGLLFVGHSEVGCLTESNFVLGGSVKAFVFRKLSPQLPSPAISTPLLPPPPIPSPAVTTPQLLEEARRKADQNELKAALSLCQTYLQNHPLDENAHTLLGEIYQAQGNPQQAIECYQKALYINPHHYPALVHLLLLKQQSGDAEGVKVLQQRIDRLAKEKM; encoded by the coding sequence AAAGGATGGCAGCAGTTAATATCACCAATGAGCAAAGCTACTATGATTACTTAACACGATCGGCAGAGGAACTGCAAGCTCTGATCGAAGCGGTAGTTGTACCCGAGACGTGGTTTTATCGCGATCGAGAACCGTTTTTATTCCTGCAAGGTTTTGTGCAAAAAAATCATCTGCAGCGGCGGCATTTGCCCTGGCGTATTCTCAGTTTGCCCTGCTCAACAGGGGAAGAACCCTACTCTATCGCTATTGCTCTCTTGGAAGCAGGATTGCTGCCCTATCAGTTCACGATCGATGCTGTGGATGTCAGTTATCGTGCCCTGGAAAAAGCCAAAACAGGGATTTACACCAAAAACTCCTTCCGAGGTACTGACCCCCAGCTTATCGATCTTTATTTTACCGTGGTTAATGACAGCTATCAGTTACTCGACCAAGTGAAAAAACAGGTCAACTTCCAATACGGTAATATCCTGCAGTTCCAACGGGTGAATTACTATGACATTATTTTCTGTCGTAATTTGTTGATCTACCTCGATCGGGAAAGTCGTGGAAAAGCCCTGCATAATCTGCATAAAGCTATGACCAATGATGGTCTATTATTTGTTGGTCATTCGGAAGTAGGGTGTTTGACGGAGAGCAATTTTGTGCTAGGTGGTAGTGTAAAAGCCTTTGTCTTTCGGAAGCTGTCACCACAATTGCCTTCTCCTGCTATCTCCACTCCTCTATTGCCGCCTCCTCCTATACCCTCCCCTGCAGTTACTACTCCTCAATTATTGGAAGAGGCACGCCGCAAAGCCGATCAAAACGAACTAAAAGCAGCCCTAAGCCTCTGTCAAACCTACCTGCAAAACCACCCCCTAGATGAAAACGCCCATACCCTCCTAGGGGAAATCTATCAAGCCCAAGGCAATCCTCAACAAGCTATAGAATGTTATCAAAAAGCATTGTATATCAATCCCCATCACTATCCTGCTCTTGTCCATTTGCTGTTGCTGAAACAACAGTCGGGGGATGCAGAGGGAGTAAAGGTGTTACAACAGAGAATCGATCGTTTAGCCAAAGAGAAAATGTAG